A single region of the Winslowiella toletana genome encodes:
- the oppA gene encoding oligopeptide ABC transporter substrate-binding protein OppA yields the protein MTNITRKSLIAVAVMAALGAQSALAANVPAGVELAAKQELVKGNGAELQSLDPHKIEGVPESNASRNLLEGLIISDLDGHPIPGVAESWENKDGKVWTFHLRKNAKWSNGEPVTAQDFVYSWQRLADPNTASPYASYLQYGHLANIDDIIAGKKKPTELGVKAIDANTLEVTLSEPVPYFYKLLIHPSMSPVYKPAVDKFGEKWTQPANWVGNGAFKLKEWVVNERIVMERNPEYWDNANTKLEKVTFLPISSEVTDVNRYRSGGSDMTYNNMPIELFQKLKKEIPKEVRVDPYLCTYYYEINNQKPPFNDPRVRAALKLGIDRDIIVHKVKNQGDLPAYSYTPPYTDGIKLTEPEWFSWSQEKRNEEAKKLLAEAGFTADKPLTFDLLYNTSDLHKKLAIAAASIWKKNLGVNVKLQNQEWKTFLDTRHQGNFDVARAGWCADYNEPTSFLNTMLSDSSNNTSHYKNPDFDKAMSQTLAAPSDEKRSELYAEAEKILDKDSVIVPVYYYVNARLVKPYVGGYTGKDPLDNVYDKNLYIIKH from the coding sequence ATGACCAACATCACGAGAAAAAGCCTGATCGCCGTTGCGGTGATGGCCGCGCTGGGTGCGCAAAGCGCACTGGCGGCAAATGTGCCGGCAGGCGTCGAACTGGCCGCTAAACAAGAGCTGGTAAAGGGCAACGGCGCTGAACTGCAATCGCTCGATCCGCATAAAATCGAAGGCGTGCCGGAATCAAACGCCAGCCGCAATTTGCTGGAAGGTCTGATTATCAGTGATTTGGACGGTCATCCAATTCCGGGTGTGGCAGAAAGCTGGGAAAATAAAGATGGCAAGGTGTGGACCTTCCACCTGCGTAAAAATGCCAAATGGTCAAACGGCGAGCCGGTAACTGCGCAAGATTTCGTTTACAGCTGGCAGCGTCTGGCCGATCCCAATACCGCATCGCCTTACGCCAGCTATCTGCAATACGGTCATCTGGCCAATATCGATGACATTATTGCCGGTAAGAAAAAGCCAACTGAACTGGGTGTAAAAGCGATTGACGCTAATACGCTGGAAGTCACCCTCAGCGAGCCGGTCCCTTATTTCTACAAACTGCTGATTCATCCATCAATGTCGCCAGTGTATAAGCCAGCGGTAGATAAATTTGGTGAGAAGTGGACTCAGCCAGCAAACTGGGTCGGCAATGGTGCCTTTAAACTGAAAGAGTGGGTGGTCAACGAGCGTATCGTGATGGAGCGTAACCCTGAATACTGGGATAACGCCAACACCAAACTGGAAAAAGTGACGTTCCTGCCAATCTCTTCTGAAGTGACCGATGTTAACCGCTATCGCAGCGGCGGCAGCGATATGACCTATAACAATATGCCGATCGAACTGTTCCAGAAGCTGAAAAAAGAGATTCCAAAAGAGGTGCGTGTTGATCCGTATCTCTGCACTTATTACTACGAAATTAATAACCAGAAGCCGCCATTTAACGATCCGCGGGTGCGTGCTGCACTGAAGCTGGGTATTGACCGCGATATCATCGTACATAAGGTGAAAAATCAGGGCGATCTGCCGGCTTACAGTTATACCCCGCCATACACCGACGGTATCAAACTGACCGAGCCGGAGTGGTTTAGCTGGTCACAAGAAAAACGTAATGAAGAAGCGAAAAAACTGCTGGCAGAAGCCGGCTTTACCGCCGATAAACCGCTGACCTTTGACCTGCTATACAACACCTCAGATCTGCATAAAAAACTGGCAATTGCCGCCGCCTCTATCTGGAAGAAAAATCTGGGCGTTAACGTTAAGCTACAGAACCAGGAGTGGAAAACCTTCCTTGATACCCGCCATCAGGGTAACTTCGATGTGGCGCGTGCTGGCTGGTGTGCGGATTACAACGAACCGACCAGCTTCCTGAATACCATGCTGTCTGACAGCAGCAATAATACCTCACACTATAAGAACCCAGATTTTGACAAGGCGATGAGCCAGACGCTGGCTGCACCTTCCGATGAGAAACGCAGTGAGCTGTATGCCGAAGCGGAAAAAATTCTCGATAAAGATTCGGTGATCGTTCCGGTTTATTACTATGTCAATGCGCGTCTGGTGAAACCGTATGTTGGCGGCTATACCGGTAAAGATCCGCTGGATAACGTTTACGATAAAAATCTGTATATCATTAAGCATTAA